The following are from one region of the Leishmania braziliensis MHOM/BR/75/M2904 complete genome, chromosome 21 genome:
- a CDS encoding vacuolar sorting-associated-like protein, whose translation MAFRTPEDEDTDESIVTLRGPVLTAAEEQKKWLQEALIAVDRKGGIMRNSIEAKENIIVVIRAAAQMLDELRTNLLEPQNYYELYMRVFSMMETFMEYLEDEYRAKRHTLEEMYERVQFCGYIVPRLYLLIAAGAVYIKDGDHPALDIARDLVEMCKGVQHPTRGLFLRHFLLTMMKGKLPGDPNRLASDVRNGATEDGGTVTDTANLLVQNFKEMNWLWIRMEAGSYANRNGGSTNSVTAGSPTTAVLPAPSPPPTVSIAASSWSPDTGTHPGAPLGLPQRSLRAARRTQQERRAMCVLVGINVVRVAQLDGISRDVYANTILPHLLSIMVRYCEPLAQQYLFEVLIQVFPDEFHLFTIDKLFGAITRTVSGVEVTELLRSLMERLCKYAMAVQDGVADVSSPEEEAKLRDLFPMLLTQLSGMPISYKTHMLTNTVIKRTSSVPPPTPMMLGAYVTTMRHLVDVAMALYGRSTKRRFMSLSNIIDVAAAKFSASTADPSEAMNGAEAATAAAVSTAASISPAAALAAGQFLVHVITGCCATVQEVMAMEGIATLTSCLPFLQRREVAIAVCEVALRGSTAAPVLPSVSKAASSGAGSGGLKSAAVVTAPPPLSRPITTLEDVARLFELLDPFLVEQPDAPSDLGLIYRYNPIVEFVEEQNLVCRILHLLSNDDPAVYTKMLTGARKALLQGGARRIPLTYPTLMTLHRRAALRLYAQYQRAASSNSKSDEGERDGDDAATAAASQAMKAVRKCFSHMHSGDSKGILEVFAVEAPVEALKEYLRCSNTADVCEQPETSYELYVAALTLYEGHVEDTREQIDSLVACVNSIYQMRHMAEENYEVLAARICQYASKMLKKRDQSYLIAICAALFAKKQLSRESQERVQECLRRSLKLAGQVLALAQLELYVQLLNIFLRFFTPKSGYLVSVELVNELIEKISETSEVQRSEVSGDGNRSAVDNEERDKAANTFANIRLFYRNITKYIRSRQSVEERWNEIDV comes from the coding sequence ATGGCATTTCGAACCCCAGAAGACGAGGACACCGACGAGTCCATCGTCACCCTGCGCGGCCCGGTGTTGACAGCtgcggaggagcagaagaagtgGCTGCAGGAGGCCCTCATCGCCGTCGATCGCAAAGGTGGCATCATGCGCAACTCCATAGAAGCCAAGGAAAACATAATAGTGGTGAttcgcgccgctgcgcagatGCTGGATGAGCTGCGCACAAACCTGCTGGAGCCGCAAAACTACTACGAGCTCTACATGAGGGTGTTTAGCATGATGGAAACATTTATGGAGTACCTCGAGGACGAGTACCGCGCAAAGCGGCACACCCTGGAGGAGATGTATGAGCGAGTGCAGTTCTGCGGCTACATTGTACCTCGGTTGTACCTCCTCATTGCGGCTGGTGCTGTGTATATCAAGGATGGCGATCATCCCGCCCTCGATATTGCGCGAGACTTGGTGGAGATGTGCAAGGGTGTGCAACACCCGACCCGCGGGTTGTTTCTACGGCACTTTCTGCTGACGATGATGAAGGGCAAACTGCCGGGTGACCCAAACCGACTGGCCAGCGACGTCCGGAATGGGGCCACGGAGGATGGCGGCACGGTGACGGACACCGCCAATCTACTCGTGCAGAACTTCAAGGAGATGAACTGGTTGTGGATTCGCATGGAGGCAGGGAGCTACGCCAACcgcaacggcggcagcacaaaCAGTGTCACCGCCGGAAGCCCGACTACTGCCGTACTGCCGGccccctcgcctccaccGACTGTGTCGATCGCCGCCTCGTCATGGTCGCCCGACACCGGCACACACCCGGGCGCGCCACTTGGCTTGCCGCAGCGGTCGCTTCGTGCGGCGCGCCGCAcgcagcaggagcgccgTGCCATGTGTGTCCTCGTCGGCATCAATGTGGTTCGTGTGGCACAGCTGGACGGCATCAGTCGTGATGTCTACGCGAACACAATACTACCGCATCTTCTGTCCATCATGGTACGCTACTGCGAGCCGTTGGCGCAGCAGTACCTCTTCGAGGTACTCATTCAAGTCTTCCCGGACGAGTTCCATCTCTTCACGATCGACAAGCTCTTCGGTGCCATCACTCGCACTGTCTCTGGAGTCGAGGTGACCGAGCTGCTCCGCTCGCTGATGGAGCGGCTCTGCAAGTACGCCATGGCTGTGCAGGACGGCGTGGCGGATGTGTCGAGTCCtgaagaggaggcgaagctgcgcgaTCTGTTCCCGATGCTGCTCACCCAGTTGAGTGGCATGCCCATCTCGTACAAAACGCACATGCTCACCAACACCGTGATCAAGCGCACCTCGTCCGtaccgccgccgacgcccATGATGTTGGGTGCGTACGTGACGACTATGCGGCATCTTGTGGACGTGGCCATGGCGCTCTATGGAAGGTCGACGAAGCGCCGCTTCATGTCGCTGTCAAATATTATCGATGTTGCAGCTGCCAAATTCTCCGCGTCAACAGCGGACCCGTCAGAGGCGATGAACGGGGCCGAGGCTGCaactgcagcggcggtgtcaACAGCCGCCTCCATCAGCCCAGCGGCGGCCCTCGCGGCGGGCCAGTTCCTCGTCCACGTCATTACAGGGTGCTGTGCGACAGTGCAAGAGGTAATGGCCATGGAAGGCATTGCGACTCTCACGTCGTGCCTGCCGTTCCTGCAGAGGCGCGAAGTGGCCATAGCGGTGTGCGAGGTAGCCCTGCGTGGCAGCACGGCcgcgccggtgctgccgtcGGTTAGCAAGGCAGCAAGTAGTGGCGCCGGTAGTGGTGGTTTGAAGtccgcggcggtggtcacagcgccgccgcctttaTCGCGTCCAATAACGACTCTGGAGGACGTCGCGCGCCTCTTCGAGCTGCTGGACCCGTTCCTTGTCGAGCAGCCCGACGCCCCATCTGACCTAGGGCTCATCTACAGGTACAACCCGATCGTGGAGTttgtggaggagcagaacCTCGTGTGCCGCAttctgcacctcctctccaACGATGACCCGGCCGTCTACACAAAGATGCTGACAGGCGCACGTAAGGCTCTTCTGCAGGGCGGTGCGCGGCGCATTCCGCTCACCTACCCGACCCTGATGACGCTGCACagacgcgcagcgctgcggctctATGCCCAATATCagcgcgccgcctcctcgaaCAGCAAGTCCGACGAGGGCGAGCgggacggcgacgacgctgccacagcggcagcgtcgcaaGCGATGAAGGCGGTTCGCAAGTGTTTTAGCCACATGCACTCGGGGGACAGCAAGGGCATTCTCGAGGTGTTCGCGGTGGAGGCGCCTGTGGAGGCGCTTAAAGAGTACCTGCGCTGCTCCAACACGGCCGATGTATGCGAGCAGCCAGAGACCAGCTACGAGCTCTACGTCGCGGCGCTGACGCTGTACGAAGGTCATGTCGAGGATACTCGTGAGCAAATTGACAGCCTTGTCGCTTGCGTGAACTCCATCTATCAGATGCGCCACATGGCGGAGGAAAACTACGAAGTGCTGGCGGCGAGGATTTGTCAGTACGCGTCGAAGATGCTCAAGAAGCGTGACCAGAGCTACCTCATCGCCATTTGTGCAGCGCTCTTCGCAAAGAAGCAACTCTCTCGCGAGAGCCAGGAGCGCGTGCAGGAGTGCCTGCGGCGGTCGCTGAAGTTAGCGGGGCAAGTTCTTGCCCTTGCACAACTAGAGCTgtacgtgcagctgctgaacaTCTTCCTGCGCTTCTTCACACCCAAGAGCGGCTACCTGGTGTCTGTCGAGCTTGTGAATGAGTTGATCGAGAAGATCTCCGAGACGAGcgaggtgcagcgcagcgaagtcagcggcgacggcaaccgcagcgccgtcgatAACGAGGAGAGGGACAAGGCAGCCAACACGTTCGCTAACATCCGCCTTTTCTACCGAAACATTACAAAGTACATCCGCTCTCGTCAGAGCGTGGAGGAGCGATGGAACGAAATCGACGTGTGA
- a CDS encoding putative DnaJ protein — protein sequence MVRETELYEVLNVSVDADEHEIKRSYRRLALKYHPDKNTGDEAAADMFKKVSNAYEVLSDAEKRQVYDKYGKEGLEKGMGEGGGFHDATDIFSMFFGGGARERGEPKPKDIVHELEVTLDDLYNGATKKVMISRNRFCGTCKGSGLKPGGKRTTCFQCRGRGVLLRTQQVFPGFHHQVQMHCTACGGEGEIVAATDICTGCRGKRAAREKSVLEVHIDRGTSKSDHFTFTGEGNQEPGIRLSGDVLIFLSVRSHPVFHRINDHLMIRCPITLQEALCGFDVPIEHLDGRELIIKASPGQVVHGDSAWSVYNEGMPVKGTGGLQKGKLFVYFDVQWPETLPRVQIDKIVTALNVPEKPNKLGGQVVELSEYRAAGKFKGGKKGMRAGVAGAGSRSAGAGRGREAARGRQAYAEEDEFEDVTDDDGDDREHQQHSGQQYFRAGPRGFSSNTQTVECAQQ from the coding sequence ATGGTGCGCGAAACGGAGCTGTACGAGGTGCTGAACGTGTCGGTTGATGCCGACGAGCACGAGATCAAGCGATCCTATCGCCGGCTGGCCCTCAAGTACCACCCCGACAAGAACACTGGCGATGAAGCCGCGGCGGACATGTTCAAGAAGGTCAGCAACGCCTACGAAGTGCTCAGCGACGCCGAAAAGCGACAGGTGTACGACAAGTACGGCAAGGAGGGACTAGAAAAGGGCATGGGTGAGGGCGGCGGCTTCCATGATGCAACGGACATCTTCTCCATGTtcttcggcggcggcgcgcgagAGCGCGGGGAGCCAAAGCCGAAGGACATCGTCCACGAGCTCGAGGTGACGCTGGATGACCTGTACAACGGCGCCACGAAGAAGGTGATGATCTCGCGCAACCGCTTCTGCGGCACCTGCAAGGGCAGTGGACTGAAGCCAGGCGGCAAGCGCACCACATGCTTCCAATGCCGTGGTCgcggggtgctgctgcgcacccaGCAGGTGTTCCCCGGGTTCCATCATCAGGTGCAGATGCACTGCACTGCCTGCGGTGGCGAGGGCGAAATCGTTGCGGCCACTGACATCTGCACTGGCTGCCGCGGCAAGCGGGCGGCGCGCGAGAAGAGTGTGCTGGAGGTACACATCGACCGTGGCACCTCCAAATCGGACCACTTCACCTTCACTGGCGAGGGCAATCAGGAGCCGGGGATCCGCCTGTCCGGCGACGTGCTCATCTTTTTAAGTGTACGCTCGCACCCCGTGTTCCACCGCATAAATGATCACCTCATGATACGCTGCCCCATcacgctgcaggaggcccTGTGCGGGTTCGATGTGCCCATCGAGCATCTCGACGGCCGCGAGCTCATCATCAAGGCGTCGCCCGGTCAGGTGGTGCACGGTGACAGCGCCTGGAGCGTGTACAATGAAGGGATGCCGGTGAAGGGAACCGGTGGTCTGCAGAAGGGCAAGTTGTTTGTGTACTTCGATGTCCAGTGGCCAGAGACGCTGCCGAGGGTGCAGATTGACAAGATCGTGACCGCCTTGAACGTGCCTGAGAAGCCTAACAAGTTGGGTGGGCAAGTGGTGGAGCTGAGTGAGTACAGGGCCGCCGGTAAATTCAAGGGAGGCAAGAAGGGAATGCGCGCCGGGGTGGCGGGGGCAGGGTCACGGTCTGCCGGGGCCGGCCGGGGTCGCGAGGCTGCACGTGGCCGCCAGGCATACGCCGAGGAAGACGAATTCGAGGATGTCactgacgacgacggcgacgataGGGAGCATCAGCAGCATAGCGGCCAGCAGTACTTCCGTGCAGGCCCACGAGgcttcagcagcaacacgcaGACTGTAGAGTGTGCACAGCAGTAG